Proteins co-encoded in one Leptodactylus fuscus isolate aLepFus1 chromosome 4, aLepFus1.hap2, whole genome shotgun sequence genomic window:
- the RUNX1T1 gene encoding protein CBFA2T1 isoform X3 — translation MPDRTEKRSTMPDSPVDVKTQSRLTPPTMPPPPTTQGAPRTSSFTPTTLTNGTSHSPTALNGAPSPPNGFSNGPSSSSSSSLANQQLPPACGARQLSKLKRFLTTLQQFGNDISPEIGERVRTLVLGLVNSTLTIEEFHSKLQEATNFPLRPFVIPFLKANLPLLQRELLHCARLAKQNPAQYLAQHEQLLLDASTTSPVDSSELLLDVNENGKRRTPDRTKENGFDREPLHSEHPSKRPCTISPGQRYSPNNGLSYQPNGLPHPTPPPPQHYRLDDMAIAHHYRDSYRHPNHRDLRDRNRPMGLHGARQEEMIDHRLTDREWAEEWKHLDHLLNCIMDMVEKTRRSLTVLRRCQEADREELNYWIRRYSDAEDLKKGSSSSSTSHSRQQSPVNPDPVPLESHREFLHRPASGYVPEEIWKKAEEAVNEVKRQAMAELQKAVSEAERKAHEMITTERAKMERTVAEAKRQAAEDALSVINQQEDSSESCWNCGRKASETCSGCNTARYCGSFCQHKDWEKHHHICGQTLQAQQQGETPAVSSSVTPSSSAGSPIDTPPAATPRSTTPGTPSTIETAAR, via the exons TAACCAATGGCACAAGTCATTCACCAACAGCACTGAATGGAGCTCCGTCCCCTCCTAATGGCTTTAGTAATGGACCTTCATCCTCTTCCTCATCGTCGTTGGCAAATCAACAGTTGCCTCCAGCATGTGGTGCACGGCAGCTCAGTAAACTGAAAAGATTCCTCACCACGTTACAGCAGTTTGGCAATGATATTTCACCGGAAATTGGGGAAAGAGTGCGCACCCTTGTACTTGGATTAGTG AATTCTACACTGACAATTGAAGAATTTCATTCCAAACTGCAAGAAGCGACTAACTTTCCACTGCGACCCTTTGTCATCCCATTTTTAAAG GCCAATCTGCCTCTGCTGCAGCGGGAACTTCTGCACTGTGCAAGACTGGCCAAGCAAAACCCAGCCCAGTATCTAGCTCAGCACGAGCAACTGCTACTGGATGCCAGCACAACCTCACCTGTTGACTCCTCCGAGTTGCTTCTCGATGTGAACGAAAACGGGAAGAGGAGAACCCCTGATAG AACCAAAGAAAATGGCTTTGACAGAGAGCCTTTGCACTCAGAGCATCCAAGCAAGCGGCCATGCACTATAAGCCCCGGCCAGCGGTACAGTCCAAATAATGGCTTATCCTATCAACCCAATGGTCTGCCTCACCCTACCCCACCACCACCTCAACATTATCGTTTGGATGACATGGCTATTGCCCACCACTACAGGGACTCGTACAGACACCCTAACCACAGGGACctcagggacagaaacagacctATGG GGTTGCATGGAGCACGTCAAGAAGAAATGATAGACCACAGACTAACAGACAGAGAGTGGGCGGAAGAATGGAAGCACCTTGATCAT CTGTTAAACTGCATAATGGATATGGTGGAAAAAACAAGACGATCCCTCACTGTGCTACGGCGGTGTCAGGAAGCCGACCGGGAAGAGCTAAATTACTGGATCAGGCGGTACAGTGATGCGGAGGATTTAAAAAAaggtagcagtagcagcagcaCCAGCCATTCCAGACAACAGAGCCCTGTGAATCCAGATCCTGTCCCCTTAG AATCGCATCGGGAATTCCTTCACAGGCCCGCTTCTGGATACGTGCCAGAGGAAATTTGGAAGAAAGCTG AAGAAGCCGTAAACGAGGTGAAAAGACAAGCAATGGCAGAATTGCAGAAAGCAGTGTCGGAGGCAGAAAGAAAAGCACACGAAATGATCACTACAGAAAGAGCAAAAATGGAAAGGACGGTGGCAGAAGCAAAGAGGCAAGCGGCAGAGGACGCCCTCTCCGTTATCAACCAACAAGAAGACTCAAGCGAG AGTTGCTGGAACTGTGGACGGAAGGCGAGCGAAACCTGCAGTGGTTGTAATACCGCCCGGTATTGCGGCTCATTCTGTCAGCACAAAGACTGGGAGAAACATCACCATATCTGTGGACAGACTCTTCAAGCCCAACAGCAAGGAGAGACCCCGGCGGTCAGTTCCTCGGTCACACCAAGCAGTAGTGCAGGAAGCCCCATCGACACCCCACCAGCAGCGACTCCGCGATCGACCACTCCAGGCACACCGTCCACCATAGAGACAGCTGcccgttaa
- the RUNX1T1 gene encoding protein CBFA2T1 isoform X2 translates to MDQHGKDRTEKRSTMPDSPVDVKTQSRLTPPTMPPPPTTQGAPRTSSFTPTTLTNGTSHSPTALNGAPSPPNGFSNGPSSSSSSSLANQQLPPACGARQLSKLKRFLTTLQQFGNDISPEIGERVRTLVLGLVNSTLTIEEFHSKLQEATNFPLRPFVIPFLKANLPLLQRELLHCARLAKQNPAQYLAQHEQLLLDASTTSPVDSSELLLDVNENGKRRTPDRTKENGFDREPLHSEHPSKRPCTISPGQRYSPNNGLSYQPNGLPHPTPPPPQHYRLDDMAIAHHYRDSYRHPNHRDLRDRNRPMGLHGARQEEMIDHRLTDREWAEEWKHLDHLLNCIMDMVEKTRRSLTVLRRCQEADREELNYWIRRYSDAEDLKKGSSSSSTSHSRQQSPVNPDPVPLESHREFLHRPASGYVPEEIWKKAEEAVNEVKRQAMAELQKAVSEAERKAHEMITTERAKMERTVAEAKRQAAEDALSVINQQEDSSESCWNCGRKASETCSGCNTARYCGSFCQHKDWEKHHHICGQTLQAQQQGETPAVSSSVTPSSSAGSPIDTPPAATPRSTTPGTPSTIETAAR, encoded by the exons TAACCAATGGCACAAGTCATTCACCAACAGCACTGAATGGAGCTCCGTCCCCTCCTAATGGCTTTAGTAATGGACCTTCATCCTCTTCCTCATCGTCGTTGGCAAATCAACAGTTGCCTCCAGCATGTGGTGCACGGCAGCTCAGTAAACTGAAAAGATTCCTCACCACGTTACAGCAGTTTGGCAATGATATTTCACCGGAAATTGGGGAAAGAGTGCGCACCCTTGTACTTGGATTAGTG AATTCTACACTGACAATTGAAGAATTTCATTCCAAACTGCAAGAAGCGACTAACTTTCCACTGCGACCCTTTGTCATCCCATTTTTAAAG GCCAATCTGCCTCTGCTGCAGCGGGAACTTCTGCACTGTGCAAGACTGGCCAAGCAAAACCCAGCCCAGTATCTAGCTCAGCACGAGCAACTGCTACTGGATGCCAGCACAACCTCACCTGTTGACTCCTCCGAGTTGCTTCTCGATGTGAACGAAAACGGGAAGAGGAGAACCCCTGATAG AACCAAAGAAAATGGCTTTGACAGAGAGCCTTTGCACTCAGAGCATCCAAGCAAGCGGCCATGCACTATAAGCCCCGGCCAGCGGTACAGTCCAAATAATGGCTTATCCTATCAACCCAATGGTCTGCCTCACCCTACCCCACCACCACCTCAACATTATCGTTTGGATGACATGGCTATTGCCCACCACTACAGGGACTCGTACAGACACCCTAACCACAGGGACctcagggacagaaacagacctATGG GGTTGCATGGAGCACGTCAAGAAGAAATGATAGACCACAGACTAACAGACAGAGAGTGGGCGGAAGAATGGAAGCACCTTGATCAT CTGTTAAACTGCATAATGGATATGGTGGAAAAAACAAGACGATCCCTCACTGTGCTACGGCGGTGTCAGGAAGCCGACCGGGAAGAGCTAAATTACTGGATCAGGCGGTACAGTGATGCGGAGGATTTAAAAAAaggtagcagtagcagcagcaCCAGCCATTCCAGACAACAGAGCCCTGTGAATCCAGATCCTGTCCCCTTAG AATCGCATCGGGAATTCCTTCACAGGCCCGCTTCTGGATACGTGCCAGAGGAAATTTGGAAGAAAGCTG AAGAAGCCGTAAACGAGGTGAAAAGACAAGCAATGGCAGAATTGCAGAAAGCAGTGTCGGAGGCAGAAAGAAAAGCACACGAAATGATCACTACAGAAAGAGCAAAAATGGAAAGGACGGTGGCAGAAGCAAAGAGGCAAGCGGCAGAGGACGCCCTCTCCGTTATCAACCAACAAGAAGACTCAAGCGAG AGTTGCTGGAACTGTGGACGGAAGGCGAGCGAAACCTGCAGTGGTTGTAATACCGCCCGGTATTGCGGCTCATTCTGTCAGCACAAAGACTGGGAGAAACATCACCATATCTGTGGACAGACTCTTCAAGCCCAACAGCAAGGAGAGACCCCGGCGGTCAGTTCCTCGGTCACACCAAGCAGTAGTGCAGGAAGCCCCATCGACACCCCACCAGCAGCGACTCCGCGATCGACCACTCCAGGCACACCGTCCACCATAGAGACAGCTGcccgttaa
- the RUNX1T1 gene encoding protein CBFA2T1 isoform X1 yields the protein MVGISSPFQYRTEKRSTMPDSPVDVKTQSRLTPPTMPPPPTTQGAPRTSSFTPTTLTNGTSHSPTALNGAPSPPNGFSNGPSSSSSSSLANQQLPPACGARQLSKLKRFLTTLQQFGNDISPEIGERVRTLVLGLVNSTLTIEEFHSKLQEATNFPLRPFVIPFLKANLPLLQRELLHCARLAKQNPAQYLAQHEQLLLDASTTSPVDSSELLLDVNENGKRRTPDRTKENGFDREPLHSEHPSKRPCTISPGQRYSPNNGLSYQPNGLPHPTPPPPQHYRLDDMAIAHHYRDSYRHPNHRDLRDRNRPMGLHGARQEEMIDHRLTDREWAEEWKHLDHLLNCIMDMVEKTRRSLTVLRRCQEADREELNYWIRRYSDAEDLKKGSSSSSTSHSRQQSPVNPDPVPLESHREFLHRPASGYVPEEIWKKAEEAVNEVKRQAMAELQKAVSEAERKAHEMITTERAKMERTVAEAKRQAAEDALSVINQQEDSSESCWNCGRKASETCSGCNTARYCGSFCQHKDWEKHHHICGQTLQAQQQGETPAVSSSVTPSSSAGSPIDTPPAATPRSTTPGTPSTIETAAR from the exons TAACCAATGGCACAAGTCATTCACCAACAGCACTGAATGGAGCTCCGTCCCCTCCTAATGGCTTTAGTAATGGACCTTCATCCTCTTCCTCATCGTCGTTGGCAAATCAACAGTTGCCTCCAGCATGTGGTGCACGGCAGCTCAGTAAACTGAAAAGATTCCTCACCACGTTACAGCAGTTTGGCAATGATATTTCACCGGAAATTGGGGAAAGAGTGCGCACCCTTGTACTTGGATTAGTG AATTCTACACTGACAATTGAAGAATTTCATTCCAAACTGCAAGAAGCGACTAACTTTCCACTGCGACCCTTTGTCATCCCATTTTTAAAG GCCAATCTGCCTCTGCTGCAGCGGGAACTTCTGCACTGTGCAAGACTGGCCAAGCAAAACCCAGCCCAGTATCTAGCTCAGCACGAGCAACTGCTACTGGATGCCAGCACAACCTCACCTGTTGACTCCTCCGAGTTGCTTCTCGATGTGAACGAAAACGGGAAGAGGAGAACCCCTGATAG AACCAAAGAAAATGGCTTTGACAGAGAGCCTTTGCACTCAGAGCATCCAAGCAAGCGGCCATGCACTATAAGCCCCGGCCAGCGGTACAGTCCAAATAATGGCTTATCCTATCAACCCAATGGTCTGCCTCACCCTACCCCACCACCACCTCAACATTATCGTTTGGATGACATGGCTATTGCCCACCACTACAGGGACTCGTACAGACACCCTAACCACAGGGACctcagggacagaaacagacctATGG GGTTGCATGGAGCACGTCAAGAAGAAATGATAGACCACAGACTAACAGACAGAGAGTGGGCGGAAGAATGGAAGCACCTTGATCAT CTGTTAAACTGCATAATGGATATGGTGGAAAAAACAAGACGATCCCTCACTGTGCTACGGCGGTGTCAGGAAGCCGACCGGGAAGAGCTAAATTACTGGATCAGGCGGTACAGTGATGCGGAGGATTTAAAAAAaggtagcagtagcagcagcaCCAGCCATTCCAGACAACAGAGCCCTGTGAATCCAGATCCTGTCCCCTTAG AATCGCATCGGGAATTCCTTCACAGGCCCGCTTCTGGATACGTGCCAGAGGAAATTTGGAAGAAAGCTG AAGAAGCCGTAAACGAGGTGAAAAGACAAGCAATGGCAGAATTGCAGAAAGCAGTGTCGGAGGCAGAAAGAAAAGCACACGAAATGATCACTACAGAAAGAGCAAAAATGGAAAGGACGGTGGCAGAAGCAAAGAGGCAAGCGGCAGAGGACGCCCTCTCCGTTATCAACCAACAAGAAGACTCAAGCGAG AGTTGCTGGAACTGTGGACGGAAGGCGAGCGAAACCTGCAGTGGTTGTAATACCGCCCGGTATTGCGGCTCATTCTGTCAGCACAAAGACTGGGAGAAACATCACCATATCTGTGGACAGACTCTTCAAGCCCAACAGCAAGGAGAGACCCCGGCGGTCAGTTCCTCGGTCACACCAAGCAGTAGTGCAGGAAGCCCCATCGACACCCCACCAGCAGCGACTCCGCGATCGACCACTCCAGGCACACCGTCCACCATAGAGACAGCTGcccgttaa
- the RUNX1T1 gene encoding protein CBFA2T1 isoform X4 — MPDSPVDVKTQSRLTPPTMPPPPTTQGAPRTSSFTPTTLTNGTSHSPTALNGAPSPPNGFSNGPSSSSSSSLANQQLPPACGARQLSKLKRFLTTLQQFGNDISPEIGERVRTLVLGLVNSTLTIEEFHSKLQEATNFPLRPFVIPFLKANLPLLQRELLHCARLAKQNPAQYLAQHEQLLLDASTTSPVDSSELLLDVNENGKRRTPDRTKENGFDREPLHSEHPSKRPCTISPGQRYSPNNGLSYQPNGLPHPTPPPPQHYRLDDMAIAHHYRDSYRHPNHRDLRDRNRPMGLHGARQEEMIDHRLTDREWAEEWKHLDHLLNCIMDMVEKTRRSLTVLRRCQEADREELNYWIRRYSDAEDLKKGSSSSSTSHSRQQSPVNPDPVPLESHREFLHRPASGYVPEEIWKKAEEAVNEVKRQAMAELQKAVSEAERKAHEMITTERAKMERTVAEAKRQAAEDALSVINQQEDSSESCWNCGRKASETCSGCNTARYCGSFCQHKDWEKHHHICGQTLQAQQQGETPAVSSSVTPSSSAGSPIDTPPAATPRSTTPGTPSTIETAAR; from the exons TAACCAATGGCACAAGTCATTCACCAACAGCACTGAATGGAGCTCCGTCCCCTCCTAATGGCTTTAGTAATGGACCTTCATCCTCTTCCTCATCGTCGTTGGCAAATCAACAGTTGCCTCCAGCATGTGGTGCACGGCAGCTCAGTAAACTGAAAAGATTCCTCACCACGTTACAGCAGTTTGGCAATGATATTTCACCGGAAATTGGGGAAAGAGTGCGCACCCTTGTACTTGGATTAGTG AATTCTACACTGACAATTGAAGAATTTCATTCCAAACTGCAAGAAGCGACTAACTTTCCACTGCGACCCTTTGTCATCCCATTTTTAAAG GCCAATCTGCCTCTGCTGCAGCGGGAACTTCTGCACTGTGCAAGACTGGCCAAGCAAAACCCAGCCCAGTATCTAGCTCAGCACGAGCAACTGCTACTGGATGCCAGCACAACCTCACCTGTTGACTCCTCCGAGTTGCTTCTCGATGTGAACGAAAACGGGAAGAGGAGAACCCCTGATAG AACCAAAGAAAATGGCTTTGACAGAGAGCCTTTGCACTCAGAGCATCCAAGCAAGCGGCCATGCACTATAAGCCCCGGCCAGCGGTACAGTCCAAATAATGGCTTATCCTATCAACCCAATGGTCTGCCTCACCCTACCCCACCACCACCTCAACATTATCGTTTGGATGACATGGCTATTGCCCACCACTACAGGGACTCGTACAGACACCCTAACCACAGGGACctcagggacagaaacagacctATGG GGTTGCATGGAGCACGTCAAGAAGAAATGATAGACCACAGACTAACAGACAGAGAGTGGGCGGAAGAATGGAAGCACCTTGATCAT CTGTTAAACTGCATAATGGATATGGTGGAAAAAACAAGACGATCCCTCACTGTGCTACGGCGGTGTCAGGAAGCCGACCGGGAAGAGCTAAATTACTGGATCAGGCGGTACAGTGATGCGGAGGATTTAAAAAAaggtagcagtagcagcagcaCCAGCCATTCCAGACAACAGAGCCCTGTGAATCCAGATCCTGTCCCCTTAG AATCGCATCGGGAATTCCTTCACAGGCCCGCTTCTGGATACGTGCCAGAGGAAATTTGGAAGAAAGCTG AAGAAGCCGTAAACGAGGTGAAAAGACAAGCAATGGCAGAATTGCAGAAAGCAGTGTCGGAGGCAGAAAGAAAAGCACACGAAATGATCACTACAGAAAGAGCAAAAATGGAAAGGACGGTGGCAGAAGCAAAGAGGCAAGCGGCAGAGGACGCCCTCTCCGTTATCAACCAACAAGAAGACTCAAGCGAG AGTTGCTGGAACTGTGGACGGAAGGCGAGCGAAACCTGCAGTGGTTGTAATACCGCCCGGTATTGCGGCTCATTCTGTCAGCACAAAGACTGGGAGAAACATCACCATATCTGTGGACAGACTCTTCAAGCCCAACAGCAAGGAGAGACCCCGGCGGTCAGTTCCTCGGTCACACCAAGCAGTAGTGCAGGAAGCCCCATCGACACCCCACCAGCAGCGACTCCGCGATCGACCACTCCAGGCACACCGTCCACCATAGAGACAGCTGcccgttaa